A region from the Sander vitreus isolate 19-12246 chromosome 1, sanVit1, whole genome shotgun sequence genome encodes:
- the adamtsl5 gene encoding ADAMTS-like protein 5 isoform X1, with translation MNQREEKTENHSCQFFPRRKLTLCQALTFVLLLVAPVCLSSPQSSWVSAWHPSGEASSGRPARARRQLHFRNEWATWSGWSVCSRSCGSGASVRKRTCITRNPVGGPCTGDPRQYKICNTKECPPSSEDFREMQCAAFNDRPLVAGNTFRWTTFHGGSNPCELSCLALGHNFYYNFGRVLDGTACDKEPGAVCVNGQCLKPGCDSIFGSKQQEDACMVCGGQNTTCLHHKNVYQSYGLEAGGPFGYNEVAMIPAGATHIRVTDNSRNYLALQNGRSQFVINGNWKISIPGEYNVAGTKLLYRRSADTWESFEVPGPTQEDLHLMVLATDRNPGIEYEYWLPPGQYALHHGGRSPLRQAHHTGNYLPWDQPTTTTTTTSTTTRPPPVTTRPHWFLRPVKPPRQSPQHNRHQPTLPRLERREENHRNLLPQPSPGRHCGKCRRVKGRRERHRQYCQKDFVFRARVLGKLYRGEETRYDVQIIHTYRNGFRLEHREFLWVPNVCDCPNLEEGKQYILMVRRHINYEHTLNRILLEEESYVVPYRPREDELLRPLERLCSNRGPRQPSELTG, from the exons GGGTTTCTGCATGGCATCCCTCCGGCGAGGCCTCATCAGGGCGTCCGGCGCGCGCCCGGCGGCAGCTGCACTTCAGGAACGAGTGGGCGACGTGGAGCGGCTGGTCTGTCTGCTCTCGTAGCTGTGGGAGCGGAGCCTCGGTGAGGAAGCGCACCTGCATCACCAG GAACCCAGTGGGCGGGCCGTGTACAGGAGATCCCAGACAATACAAGATCTGCAACACTAAG gaGTGTCCCCCCAGCTCGGAGGATTTCAGAGAGATGCAGTGTGCTGCCTTCAATGATAGACCGTTAGTGGCTGGAAACACCTTCAGATGGACCACCTTTCATGGAG GCTCTAACCCCTGTGAACTGAGCTGCCTGGCCCTGGGTCACAACTTCTACTACAACTTTGGCCGTGTGCTCGATGGCACAGCCTGCGACAAGGAGCCTGGAGCGGTGTGTGTCAACGGACAGTGCCTG AAGCCCGGCTGTGACTCCATCTTTGGATCAAAGCAGCAGGAGGACGCCTGCATGGTGTGTGGAGGACAAAACACCACCTGCCTGCACCACAAGAACGTGTACCAGAGCTACGGTCTGGAGGCAG GCGGACCTTTTGGATACAACGAAGTGGCCATGATTCCAGCTGGAGCCACTCACATCCGAGTCACTGATAACAGCAGGAATTATCTAG CCCTCCAGAACGGTCGCTCCCAGTTTGTGATCAACGGTAACTGGAAGATCAGCATTCCAGGCGAGTACAATGTAGCCGGGACGAAGCTGCTGTACCGGCGCTCGGCAGACACCTGGGAGAGCTTCGAGGTACCAGGACCCACCCAGGAAGACCTCCATCTAATG GTGCTGGCGACAGACAGAAACCCGGGCATCGAGTATGAGTACTGGCTGCCACCAGGCCAGTATGCCCTCCACCATGGGGGGAGGAGTCCACTGCGTCAAGCTCACCACACTGGCAACTACCTCCCCTGGGATCAACCCACCACCACAACCACCACTACCAGCACCACCACCCGGCCTCCTCCTGTCACCACCCGACCCCACTGGT TTTTAAGGCCTGTGAAGCCGCCCCGCCAATCTCCCCAGCACAACCGCCACCAGCCCACCCTGCCCCGCCTGGAGCGGCGGGAAGAGAACCACAGAAACCTCCTGCCTCAGCCTTCACCTGGAA ggcattgtgggaaatgtcgGCGAGTTAAAGGGCGAAGGGAACGCCACAGACAGTATTGCCAGAAGGACTTTG TTTTCCGGGCCCGAGTCCTCGGGAAGCTGTACAGAGGCGAGGAGACGCGTTATGACGTCCAGATCATCCACACATACCGTAACGGCTTCCGCCTGGAGCACCGCGAGTTCTTGTGGGTCCCTAATGTGTGTGACTGCCCCAACCTGGAGGAGGGGAAACAGTATATACTGATGGTGCGTCGCCACATTAACTATGAGCACACGCTGAACCGCATcctgctggaggaggagagcTACGTGGTGCCGTACAGACCCAGAGAGGACGAGCTGCTGCGACCGCTCGAAAGACTCTGCAGCAACAGAGGACCCAGACAGCCGTCAGAACTGACGGGATGA
- the adamtsl5 gene encoding ADAMTS-like protein 5 isoform X2 has protein sequence MSSLLTRKLTLCQALTFVLLLVAPVCLSSPQSSWVSAWHPSGEASSGRPARARRQLHFRNEWATWSGWSVCSRSCGSGASVRKRTCITRNPVGGPCTGDPRQYKICNTKECPPSSEDFREMQCAAFNDRPLVAGNTFRWTTFHGGSNPCELSCLALGHNFYYNFGRVLDGTACDKEPGAVCVNGQCLKPGCDSIFGSKQQEDACMVCGGQNTTCLHHKNVYQSYGLEAGGPFGYNEVAMIPAGATHIRVTDNSRNYLALQNGRSQFVINGNWKISIPGEYNVAGTKLLYRRSADTWESFEVPGPTQEDLHLMVLATDRNPGIEYEYWLPPGQYALHHGGRSPLRQAHHTGNYLPWDQPTTTTTTTSTTTRPPPVTTRPHWFLRPVKPPRQSPQHNRHQPTLPRLERREENHRNLLPQPSPGRHCGKCRRVKGRRERHRQYCQKDFVFRARVLGKLYRGEETRYDVQIIHTYRNGFRLEHREFLWVPNVCDCPNLEEGKQYILMVRRHINYEHTLNRILLEEESYVVPYRPREDELLRPLERLCSNRGPRQPSELTG, from the exons GGGTTTCTGCATGGCATCCCTCCGGCGAGGCCTCATCAGGGCGTCCGGCGCGCGCCCGGCGGCAGCTGCACTTCAGGAACGAGTGGGCGACGTGGAGCGGCTGGTCTGTCTGCTCTCGTAGCTGTGGGAGCGGAGCCTCGGTGAGGAAGCGCACCTGCATCACCAG GAACCCAGTGGGCGGGCCGTGTACAGGAGATCCCAGACAATACAAGATCTGCAACACTAAG gaGTGTCCCCCCAGCTCGGAGGATTTCAGAGAGATGCAGTGTGCTGCCTTCAATGATAGACCGTTAGTGGCTGGAAACACCTTCAGATGGACCACCTTTCATGGAG GCTCTAACCCCTGTGAACTGAGCTGCCTGGCCCTGGGTCACAACTTCTACTACAACTTTGGCCGTGTGCTCGATGGCACAGCCTGCGACAAGGAGCCTGGAGCGGTGTGTGTCAACGGACAGTGCCTG AAGCCCGGCTGTGACTCCATCTTTGGATCAAAGCAGCAGGAGGACGCCTGCATGGTGTGTGGAGGACAAAACACCACCTGCCTGCACCACAAGAACGTGTACCAGAGCTACGGTCTGGAGGCAG GCGGACCTTTTGGATACAACGAAGTGGCCATGATTCCAGCTGGAGCCACTCACATCCGAGTCACTGATAACAGCAGGAATTATCTAG CCCTCCAGAACGGTCGCTCCCAGTTTGTGATCAACGGTAACTGGAAGATCAGCATTCCAGGCGAGTACAATGTAGCCGGGACGAAGCTGCTGTACCGGCGCTCGGCAGACACCTGGGAGAGCTTCGAGGTACCAGGACCCACCCAGGAAGACCTCCATCTAATG GTGCTGGCGACAGACAGAAACCCGGGCATCGAGTATGAGTACTGGCTGCCACCAGGCCAGTATGCCCTCCACCATGGGGGGAGGAGTCCACTGCGTCAAGCTCACCACACTGGCAACTACCTCCCCTGGGATCAACCCACCACCACAACCACCACTACCAGCACCACCACCCGGCCTCCTCCTGTCACCACCCGACCCCACTGGT TTTTAAGGCCTGTGAAGCCGCCCCGCCAATCTCCCCAGCACAACCGCCACCAGCCCACCCTGCCCCGCCTGGAGCGGCGGGAAGAGAACCACAGAAACCTCCTGCCTCAGCCTTCACCTGGAA ggcattgtgggaaatgtcgGCGAGTTAAAGGGCGAAGGGAACGCCACAGACAGTATTGCCAGAAGGACTTTG TTTTCCGGGCCCGAGTCCTCGGGAAGCTGTACAGAGGCGAGGAGACGCGTTATGACGTCCAGATCATCCACACATACCGTAACGGCTTCCGCCTGGAGCACCGCGAGTTCTTGTGGGTCCCTAATGTGTGTGACTGCCCCAACCTGGAGGAGGGGAAACAGTATATACTGATGGTGCGTCGCCACATTAACTATGAGCACACGCTGAACCGCATcctgctggaggaggagagcTACGTGGTGCCGTACAGACCCAGAGAGGACGAGCTGCTGCGACCGCTCGAAAGACTCTGCAGCAACAGAGGACCCAGACAGCCGTCAGAACTGACGGGATGA